The Vitis vinifera cultivar Pinot Noir 40024 chromosome 7, ASM3070453v1 genomic interval GTTTCTTACAATGATCTTGCAAGTTGCAATTGTCTTGTTATGGAGTCTGGCTCTTCCACATCTGCCAATCATGGTGCACCCAATCATAGTACTAGGGATGTGATCCTCTTCCTATCAATAAATGAGGAGCATGGTagtaatttttgttaaaataatgaCAATATATCTCTGATCCATGATGTGGAGTGCTGTGATTGGCAGCCCACCAGCTGTTACAACGACCATAGGAAAAATGCTGGTGATGGGAAGCTGTATTTTGGATGTATGGTTATTCTGTATTGTAACCCAGTGACTTCTGTACAGTATGCTCAGAATACTTCTTCAAATGTAATCAGTCTGGCAGAGCATCTTGGAACCCGTATTTCTGATCATGTTCCAGAGACACCTAACAGAATTTCTGAGGATATGATCAAATGCATGTCAGCTATATTTTGCAAGCTTGCAGACCCACCTCTGACACATCATGGCCTCTCATCTCCCAATTCATCTTTGTCATCAATAAGTGCATTTTCTCCACAAGATCATTGTGATATGTGGAGTCCAGGCTTCAGGAAAGATTCATCTTTTGATGTCCGGTTAGATAATCCTTTCCATGTTGAAGGACTTAAAGAGTTCAGTGGGCCTTACAGTACTATGGTTGAAGTGCCATGGATATATAGAGATAATCAGAAACTGGGAGCTATTGAGCACATGTTACAAAATTTTAGGTGCGCCTTTTGATATCCCCCACACCCCCACCCAAGGGGGATCACTTATTGATGATTAACTCCTAAGCACAATTCATTTGATATCTATGTTTGCTTGCCATCCTTATAAGCTTGTTGAGTTATTCAATTACAGATCACTTATTTCTCGATTAGAAGAAGTGGATCTGAGGAAGATGAAACATGAGGAAAAGATAGCGTTCTGGATCAACATACATAATGCATTGGTGATGCATGTAATGATCCATCTTGATTAAACTATGAAATTTGCAGGGATACCTTGTTTAAAAGTTTCTAATGTGAAATGATAATGATAAGAGCTTCTTACTCTTTGAACAGGCATTTTTGGCATATGGTATACCGCAAACCAATGTAAAGAGAGTGTTTCTACTATTGAAGGTAAAAGGAGCCCCCATGATATCTTTTAATTGAGGAAATTCTGTAtggattttattttctcatgatCTTGCATATTACAGGCTGCCTATAATGTTGGAGGTCAAACAATAAGTGCAGACACAATACAGAATTCCATCCTTGGATGTCGAATATCTCGTCCAGGACAGGTTGGATCCCATGCCACTATTCTCAGTTCAAGATTTTAAGCTCTTATGTATATTAACGTATACTTTAATATCTTTTGTATGGCCGTGTATTTGCTTACATATGTGATTCCCCTGCATCTGAACGAGTTCATGAAATGCTTCTGGGCTTAAAAATGAATCTTGTTCATGTCAACTGTTTCCTTGGGCAGACATGAGATCTTCTTTGCATGTTAGACAAAAGTATAGTTGTATTCTTTGCttccccatttttcttttttcccggAATGGGTCAAATTTATTTCTCTTGCCATGGTTTTTCAGATTGATCTAGCAAAAATAACCATGCATATGCTTTCTTATTCAGTTTTCTAACGTCATGTTTGTAATGGAGCTGATAAAGCATGCTTCTAATTGCAGTGGCTTCGCTTGttactttcttcaaaaacaaaattcaagaCTGGGGATGAACGGCAAGTGTATGCGATTGAGCATCCAGAACCTCTTTTACATTTTGCACTCTGTTCAGGAAGTCATTCTGACCCAGCGGTACTTCACTATCTATAATCTGTTCCTTGGtcctttaattcaataattagGTGCTTGTGAATATGTTGCATTGGTGTTTTCTATTGCTTACTGAATACTCCTCTTGATTTGACAAAACTGCTGAATAACCAATCTGATCAGGAAtccttttgaaaattggaaagaaTGCAACTATAATTTAAGTTTGTTTCCATTTGCATCTATCCTTTACACTCTCATCTTCCCTAGGGGGAGACCCGTGGTACTGCAATATCTGCAGTATGCTTTTGGTTTTTCCTGCTCAATAGTTTCCTTGACTGTTTGACAGTATTCCGAGGATATCAATAATTTCCTGCTAAATTAAGGGTTTAGCTTTGTATATCCTAGTTTGTGAATTAGGTCAACTCTTTATGCTAATCATCTTCGATCATCTTCAGTTTCACTTAATGCTGGTTTGCTGATAAAATATTGACTATCCATGTTTGGGTGGTGTTTGGATGTTCATTGGCATTGTTGGCCTAGTATTTGCTCATGTTGATGCTGTAGCATAGAGAAATCAGCATAATCATTGGAAGAAATAATGATGCATCAATCAACCAAGTATTGAGCTGGCTTCAAACATGTTAGGGAGCGCTAATATATGCTCATCCTGAAGCAGTAAAGACACTGTGCAACCACAATCAATTCAATAACCCTGGGACAATGGGACATTTGACTTTTCCTTAGTACCTCTGGTAACATCTAATTTGAGGTTTGTGAAGCACCCCTCTTTTCTTCCGAACATAGGGCTAATTTACAATCTTGAACAGGAGTTTCTATCTGATCAGAAATAGGATTTACTGTACCGCCTTTACAAGGTTGTGCATGGAAGTGGTCTTAAAAAACTGCAAAGACTCTTTCTTTTATAATGGGCATATTTTTTGGAGGCAAGTCTTTTAAAGTGGTTGAATGTCTTTCAATAGAGGAAGAATTATAGTTAATAGCCAAGTTAAAACTTTGCAAAATTAGTAGATTAAATGATATCAGAGCCATCCAGCTCTGAAGAATGTTTTCTGTTGTGAACATGACAACAGAGGTGCTATTGAGACGGTTTTTGGGTGTTCAACTTGTGTCTCGTGGAGTTTCTGTGTAAGGGTATTAGATGTGTTGATCGATTTGCTGCCCTCCTCTCTTCCTTTTTCACCCCTTGCTCTCAGCAATAATGTGGTTTCTTCCTTTGGAccaaaacaagtaaaaatttaGGCACataatttaaacacaaaatataaataaccaAGCAACACAACATAACTGGATGCAAGATTCAAATAATGACTATAGAACATCCTATTtactctttactttttctttgccaacacttgtatttttaatccttttCAGGTTCGTGTCTACACACCTAAGAGAGTACTTCAAGAGTTGGAATCTGCAAAAGAAGAGTATATTCGGGCTACCTTTGGTGTGCGCAAAGACCACAAAATCCTTTTACCAAAGGTTGTCGAGTCATTTGCAAAGGACTCACAATTGTGCCCAGCTGGTGTCATGGAGATGATCCAACAGTCTCTGCCTGAGTCTCTGAGGAAGAGTGTCAAGAAATGTCCAGCAGGGAAATCCCGCAAGAACATTGAATGGATCCCTCACAATTTCTCTTTTAGGTATCTGATATCAAAAGAACTGGTCAAATGATTGCTCTAACAGGTCAATGCCCTAATACTCAACCTCATCTGCATTGTTccttagattttaaatattgGAAAGTTTTTTTGTCTTTCCATTGTACAAACAAAATAGAGTAGTGAAACCAGAAATTGGAGAGTAGAATGGCATGACCTGCACCTTGTATTTTGTATAATGTAATCAATCATTCTGCTATACATGCTATGCAATTGAAGTATCGTCTAACTTACTGTTAAATATCATGGAAGGGCTCTATGTGCTATGCAAAATTGAGGTATCTTCCATTTTGGTTAGACCAGTATTCAGAATGAAAATGCTAAATCCCCAGAAAGAATATGCTCAACTCTTGGCCCAAGCAGCCGGAAGGATCGATCAAATGGTAGGCCTCAGAATAGTTGGAAGCCACCACTTTTTCAAACTGGCCTCTCAGGTACTTGCACTGCCCCAAACCACATTCCTTCCCCGGTAATATCCCAGCTCCAGCTGAGATCGTCCGCATTGTCCCCAACAGCAGCGTATCCTTTCCTGTCACCTCTCTCCTCATGGCATACCCCATTTTCTGTCCATTGTAGTGCATTGCCCACGTAGCTGCACTCAAGAAAGGCTCATTCGATCTGTCCAAGCCGAGGTCACACTGGAGAACGATACGGGCAGTACCACACTGCATTAGACCCGCTAACTCGGACATGTTAATAGGAAGATCAAGGATGATCAAAGGGAAGCTGTCGACATCTTCCTGAATGCAGAGCTTCACTTTGCTATTGATTGAGCATATGATGGTTCCAGTTACAGTGAAAATTTCAGGTTTGCATGTGGAGAAGAGTGGGGGATAGCAGGAGGCCCAGCAGGGAGCAACGAGGGCCATGATGGGGCGGAGTAAATCCCACCACCGCAGCTGCGGCTTGGTATCAATGGCAGCTTGGGAAGAATCAGCATTCATGATTGTTGTTGTGAAGCAACAATGTGCGTAGGCTAAGGGGGAGAGAGAGTTGATAAGGATTAGGAGAAAGTAGAGTCCCAAAAGGAAATGAGCGCCCAACCGTATCTTCTGGTTGTTGAAATATTTTAGGAGAGTTTGTTAGACACTCGTATCCATACAGTTGACAACACAACCTATGCCCCTCATCATGTATTAGTATTACCACTCAAATCCTTCTTACCTCTTTCTCCTAATCTTTTACACGGCACCTACAATGAGGCCGCCCGCCCACAGTATTTTTGGGAAttcaatctttttcctcttccatCTGTGTTCATAATTCTCCATGGGCTGAGGCAATGTGTATAAAGTTACTATGCCTTGAGTAAGATTAGAGTCCAAAAAGAGCATTTATAAGAAGAGTTGGACTGAGTGGgtcttgaaaaaagaaaagaaaataaaggggaATTAAACAAGTACATATGAAAGCATTTCATTTGGCTCAAGTACTGCGGAAAAATTATAGGGATAGAGAATTAGAATTTCAAATGGTTTGGGCCTCTggaaacttcaattttttaaaaagattttatattttaaattaaaaattatttacgaAAATTGTcctattaaaatttaaattcttttccaaatttcttAAAACATTTAGAaagaatttcttttttaaaatttcgtttaaaattaattttatttctattttttataaatccACTTTAAGCCTTTTGCGCCATTGTTTTCAAATAGGGTATTTTTATCcacttaaaaacaaaatcgCTTTCTCTTATATATCAACAAAGACCCACAAAaagattttttctaaataaaataaaaaaatcccacCCTCCCAatctactaaaaaaaaaaaatctatatctCAAATGTCAATAAAacccaaaaactattttttaaaatatccttGTCTCCCACTTGAAAAAGATCTGTAAGGAGGCACTTGCAATTGGTGGAGGAGAAGATAACTATAATTCTGGATCTCCATCCCTATCTCTCACGCAGAAATCTAAACGCTTTGTTTGGTCACAAGGAAACTGTTAGGCTCCTCTATCTGCAGTTTGTAGTATTGATGATGAGGAATGATCAAGACAATCAAAGCTTTAAAAATCACGTCAAGAAAAGCGCCTACAATATATATAACTTCAATTTGAAGGCTAAAGAAAAGAGGCACTAGTAGGGGCTCTCTCCTATGACATTTCCAGGAGGATTGTAGAAACATATGGTTAAACTAGCATCTTCCTTCGCGCACACAGCTTTGGCACACCCCAACTCCAGCGATTTCCTCCATACCACCTGTGTGTACACCCCACACTCATGATTGGCCACACAGGAGTTGTCAGAATGGTTGTAATACTTCTTCTCTCCCACCCACTCCTCAACGGCCAGCCGCGCCGTCATTCCTGATCCACTTGCCCACAACTGGTTCCCTCCATACTTGCTATTGCTCAGGTTTGCAAACTGGCAGCCGTGTTTGTCTCTTTGGTAGCGTACCAGCAGGCTGGTGGCGTGGGCCAGCTGCTCACTCCACTGGAAAGGGCCAACCCCAACTTCAGCTCTTGCTTGGTTGTGCGCCTCCAGGAACTCCTCCGTTGAGTTTGGTGGCGCCGCCGGAACTTCTGTGCCCGAGTTGGGAACGGAGCTTGGCACCCGTGCTACACTATGGACAAGGCTATGGCACATGGTTACAGCCACCAGTGCGACCGCAAGGAGAACTTGTTGGGCCATTTCTGAAAGCAGTGTGGTCAAGTGTGGGATTGGAGTCCACTATTTATTTGGAGACTTGGGTTGGGTtagtttgtttttactttttaccaATATGGCCTCGGTTGGTGTCGGTGACATTATCAAGCATACTGGCCAAGGTGAGAGAGAGGCCCTAAGATGTTCAGGAGCAGCTCAAGTCTAAGAGGAAAGGCCTGATTGGAGCAGAGCGGAATCAGTAAATCGTACAACCGAAGGATCAGAGGGTAATGGTGGGGATGGATGCTTTAGCTGCAATTTAATGCTCTGTTTCCTAAGATCACTCTGAGTAGGGAACACGTGACCTTGTTGACTTTGATTTAAGAGACTGTGCCCACGTGAACTCTGCACATGGAAGCAGAGTTGGGCAGCTTGGTGGATTGGATTTgccaataatttaatattagtaGAATGGTCGGATCCCTTCATGTTTCCGGGAGTAAACAGTCAAAATGAATTGGAGTAATACTAGTCTCTATGCATTCTATTCGTTAATGCAACATTTTTCTGGCTAATGCACCTTGACTTTCTCAATATTCCATAATTACCTTCTATTGTGCTATCAGCCCTCCCACCCTAAATTGAACCAAACCCAAGTCAACTTCTAGGGAAACCAGACAACTATGGATATGCGGGAGATTTGCTTCAGGTACCATGGGTTTTGCAGCAGGGGTGGATCTTGGGAGATGGGGCAGGGACAAAGGAAGGGTTTGATAAATCAAGACTGTAATATCGAGTTTGAGATTTCTCAAATTATTAAtcaaatgataaaaaagaatagTGAAGATGTACGTGttaaatgagagaaattttgaaaaattcaatcaaaagttaataatttgaaaattttgtcatGTTAAAgggtgaaaattttaaaaatagaaaaaaaaattaaatttagagaGAAATTTAGTTATTAAATGATTTGATATTGGATTTTCAAGAATTGGAAAGTGAATATATAGTTCAAAATTAATTGAGTTTAATACTAAGAAAagtcaaattcaatttttgtagTTGGAATTAAACCTTATGAAATTACAAAAGATGAAATGGAATTAAACTGATATTAAGTTGAGattaaatttgttgaaaaataattgacaaatggtatgaaataaattaatataaccATAAAGGGCTAAGAATTTAATTAGTTGGTAAATATTATAGGTGTATAATGTGATATTTTTcggaattaaatttgattttcaaatgaaaaaattaaagatataaataaaataagatgaaataaaattgaaggaaaTTATAAGcctttatatgtatatatgtggAGACAGAGTAAGAAGGACACGTGGACGACAAGAGGAGAGTTGGAGAAGGGGGAAAAAGAAGAGGAGAGTTTAGGTGTTGGTGGATCTTGCagaatttgttttataaatcaaaCGTGATTTCATTCTAAGTGAAAAGATTTTGGATGGACGGTTggattttcggattttgatACGGTAGTTTGTTTCTAAAACTTTCATGgtagaatttttttcttattatttgtgGAAGTTATATCTACTTAGTATAATGATGCTTTGCAGACGTGTATGGTTgttgttttacttatttattttttattatataaatttttaattttttttagtgaaaaattaTATTGGAAATTATAATGACACAATTCATGTGAATGAAGGAGAAATATAAAGGGAGAATTACCAAAAAGGGTGGGCCGAGAAAATAATGAGTATGAAAGCTCACTCTTTTAAAGGataattttatccttaaatatgttttctatattatttataaataaattaagattatcAATTATGTGGGGTtcatacatgatgataagtatAGGTTGATAAATGATGTGGGACccatacatgatgataagtacaaGTTAATAGGTAATCAACGATACATTTTTCAgcttgaaaaaattgttgtcacttttgaacaattgattgtttaaaaatttgctatttttttttcaaaaaaattgagattttttaaacaaccttgtaaaatttttttttttaatatctcataaataaaagtcatatcctaaagttattatatcgttttatagataaaacatacaattaaaaactttgttatcataatataatgaataattattttttattatcactcatcaatttaataatatataaatattcaattgactaacacacaccaattaaatggaataactcacaattattcattgggtaatatagcacatgaaaaaaattaaataaaattaaattaaattatgttgtaatatgttgtaatgatagtgtatttatattgtaagtgtAATACATTTATGTCGTAcctatatttcattacaaaagtaataattctaaaaatgtttattcataccctattggtattaacacatcgtattaatatattaacaatatttatttagtgtattgaaattatttaataattttgtatatatatatatataaactacgtaaattcaaattagtatttcattttatttcagaaattatttatgatataagtatgttgtgaaatatggtatgatcatacaaaattaccatttttgtaaaaaatttcataaatttcttaattagattttattgtaatgtaagtgtatttatattataattataacatatttttgttgtgcctgtattttataataaaagtaataatcttgAGGATCGGATCAccttttataccttattaatattcaacatatcaaata includes:
- the LOC100262235 gene encoding uncharacterized protein LOC100262235 isoform X3, encoding MQKAPPLQKPVVLMFLERGFEGRDSSSMLELRMAPRHKRSKSYPDKRRVEEGNLDGSLEASHCLKLPAMELIKEIAVLELEVVHLEQYLLSLYRKAFDQQVLVQSPSATDARLRSPLTFPRGGALEACRPDITSKRENSAAYHSCQSHVNPRKESNGISEEKILDSSVHRCHSSLSQRSAFPTRTSPPAESLTKAIRACHSQPLSMMEYAQNTSSNVISLAEHLGTRISDHVPETPNRISEDMIKCMSAIFCKLADPPLTHHGLSSPNSSLSSISAFSPQDHCDMWSPGFRKDSSFDVRLDNPFHVEGLKEFSGPYSTMVEVPWIYRDNQKLGAIEHMLQNFRSLISRLEEVDLRKMKHEEKIAFWINIHNALVMHAFLAYGIPQTNVKRVFLLLKAAYNVGGQTISADTIQNSILGCRISRPGQWLRLLLSSKTKFKTGDERQVYAIEHPEPLLHFALCSGSHSDPAVRVYTPKRVLQELESAKEEYIRATFGVRKDHKILLPKVVESFAKDSQLCPAGVMEMIQQSLPESLRKSVKKCPAGKSRKNIEWIPHNFSFRYLISKELVK
- the LOC100262235 gene encoding uncharacterized protein LOC100262235 isoform X1 is translated as MQKAPPLQKPVVLMFLERGFEGRDSSSMLELRMAPRHKRSKSYPDKRRVEEGNLDGSLEASHCLKLDMGHLTDCVKPKKKQSPNTDMQNSLKQEILQLEKRLQGQFAVRCALEKALGYRSSSHDTTVEISMPKPAMELIKEIAVLELEVVHLEQYLLSLYRKAFDQQVLVQSPSATDARLRSPLTFPRGGALEACRPDITSKRENSAAYHSCQSHVNPRKESNGISEEKILDSSVHRCHSSLSQRSAFPTRTSPPAESLTKAIRACHSQPLSMMEYAQNTSSNVISLAEHLGTRISDHVPETPNRISEDMIKCMSAIFCKLADPPLTHHGLSSPNSSLSSISAFSPQDHCDMWSPGFRKDSSFDVRLDNPFHVEGLKEFSGPYSTMVEVPWIYRDNQKLGAIEHMLQNFRSLISRLEEVDLRKMKHEEKIAFWINIHNALVMHAFLAYGIPQTNVKRVFLLLKAAYNVGGQTISADTIQNSILGCRISRPGQWLRLLLSSKTKFKTGDERQVYAIEHPEPLLHFALCSGSHSDPAVRVYTPKRVLQELESAKEEYIRATFGVRKDHKILLPKVVESFAKDSQLCPAGVMEMIQQSLPESLRKSVKKCPAGKSRKNIEWIPHNFSFRYLISKELVK
- the LOC100262235 gene encoding uncharacterized protein LOC100262235 isoform X2 encodes the protein MFLERGFEGRDSSSMLELRMAPRHKRSKSYPDKRRVEEGNLDGSLEASHCLKLDMGHLTDCVKPKKKQSPNTDMQNSLKQEILQLEKRLQGQFAVRCALEKALGYRSSSHDTTVEISMPKPAMELIKEIAVLELEVVHLEQYLLSLYRKAFDQQVLVQSPSATDARLRSPLTFPRGGALEACRPDITSKRENSAAYHSCQSHVNPRKESNGISEEKILDSSVHRCHSSLSQRSAFPTRTSPPAESLTKAIRACHSQPLSMMEYAQNTSSNVISLAEHLGTRISDHVPETPNRISEDMIKCMSAIFCKLADPPLTHHGLSSPNSSLSSISAFSPQDHCDMWSPGFRKDSSFDVRLDNPFHVEGLKEFSGPYSTMVEVPWIYRDNQKLGAIEHMLQNFRSLISRLEEVDLRKMKHEEKIAFWINIHNALVMHAFLAYGIPQTNVKRVFLLLKAAYNVGGQTISADTIQNSILGCRISRPGQWLRLLLSSKTKFKTGDERQVYAIEHPEPLLHFALCSGSHSDPAVRVYTPKRVLQELESAKEEYIRATFGVRKDHKILLPKVVESFAKDSQLCPAGVMEMIQQSLPESLRKSVKKCPAGKSRKNIEWIPHNFSFRYLISKELVK
- the LOC109122040 gene encoding protein MIZU-KUSSEI 1; translation: MNADSSQAAIDTKPQLRWWDLLRPIMALVAPCWASCYPPLFSTCKPEIFTVTGTIICSINSKVKLCIQEDVDSFPLIILDLPINMSELAGLMQCGTARIVLQCDLGLDRSNEPFLSAATWAMHYNGQKMGYAMRREVTGKDTLLLGTMRTISAGAGILPGKECGLGQCKYLRGQFEKVVASNYSEAYHLIDPSGCLGQELSIFFLGI
- the LOC100245092 gene encoding STS14 protein — protein: MAQQVLLAVALVAVTMCHSLVHSVARVPSSVPNSGTEVPAAPPNSTEEFLEAHNQARAEVGVGPFQWSEQLAHATSLLVRYQRDKHGCQFANLSNSKYGGNQLWASGSGMTARLAVEEWVGEKKYYNHSDNSCVANHECGVYTQVVWRKSLELGCAKAVCAKEDASLTICFYNPPGNVIGESPY